A single region of the Cucumis melo cultivar AY chromosome 3, USDA_Cmelo_AY_1.0, whole genome shotgun sequence genome encodes:
- the LOC103485368 gene encoding patellin-3-like: protein MEDRIPMVLPLVGPPPFSTQEENPPPPPVGSLSAVADSPILTEKETISPSEPVLKSVPLSTAENELVSLPPPAAVVEKEEPLQPPPRSIELDSVAVESTKCNAIEEQKIPQTSVSFKEESNRVADLAESERKALQELRQLVEEGTKNQAFQFETTPPSPPAENSKLEENREKEVQEATQTSCLPEKKLSIWGVPLLEDDRTDVILLKFLRARDFKVRDAFLMFRNTIRWREEFGIDSLVDENLGDDLEKVVYMHGYSRESHPVCYNVFGEFQNKDLYSKIFSDEEKRNKFLRWRIQFLERSIRKLDFRPGGISTMFQVNDLKNSPGPGKRELRLATKQAVQVLQDNYPEFVAKQVFINVPWWYLVFYTMIGPFLTQRTESKFTFAGPSKSAETLFKYISPEQVPIEYGGLGVDYCDCNPDFDASDQATEVSIKPSTKQTVEIIIYEKCIIAWELRVVGWEVSYSAEFVPNNEEAYTVIIQKTRKMAATDEPVISHSFQVFELGKVLFTIDNPTSKKKKLMYRFKVKVLRE from the exons ATGGAAGATCGGATCCCGATGGTTCTACCCCTTGTGGGCCCCCCACCATTTAGCACTCAGGAAGAAAATCCCCCGCCGCCTCCTGTTGGATCTTTGTCGGCGGTGGCTGATTCTCCTATTCTAACCGAGAAGGAGACCATTTCACCATCAGAACCTGTTCTGAAGTCTGTACCTCTGTCTACTGCTGAGAACGAACTGGTTTCGTTACCTCCTCCGGCAGCAGTGGTGGAGAAAGAAGAGCCACTGCAGCCACCACCTCGATCAATAGAACTTGACTCTGTTGCTGTTGAATCTACTAAATGCAATGCAATCGAGGAGCAGAAGATTCCTCAGACTTCGGTTTCTTTCAAGGAAGAAAGTAACCGAGTGGCTGATCTTGCAGAATCGGAGAGGAAAGCTCTTCAGGAGCTCAGGCAACTCGTTGAAGAAGGTACGAAGAACCAGGCATTCCAATTTGAAACCACGCCTCCCAGTCCACCAGCAGAAAATTCAAAACTAGAGGAAAATCGAGAGAAGGAAGTCCAGGAGGCAACTCAAACTTCATGTTTGCCAGAGAAGAAGCTATCAATTTGGGGGGTTCCTCTTCTTGAAGATGACAGGACGGATGTGATCCTGCTGAAGTTTTTAAGGGCGAGGGATTTCAAAGTGAGGGATGCATTCCTTATGTTTCGAAACACAATTCGGTGGAGGGAGGAGTTTGGTATCGATTCACTTGTGGACGAGAATCTGGGGGATGATTTGGAGAAGGTGGTGTATATGCATGGTTACAGCAGGGAGAGCCATCCAGTGTGTTACAATGTCTTCGGAGAGTTCCAGAACAAGGATTTATATTCAAAAATATTCTCGGACGAGGAAAAGCGGAACAAGTTCTTGCGTTGGAGGATTCAGTTCCTAGAAAGGAGTATCAGGAAACTTGATTTTCGTCCTGGAGGTATTTCTACTATGTTTCAGGTTAATGACCTCAAAAACTCCCCTGGCCCTGGTAAGCGAGAGCTTCGATTGGCCACCAAACAGGCAGTACAGGTGCTTCAGGACAATTATCCTGAATTCGTAGCCAAACAG GTATTTATCAACGTTCCTTGGTGGTATCTTGTATTTTATACGATGATCGGCCCTTTTCTAACCCAGAGGACCGAAAGCAAATTTACCTTCGCGGGCCCTTCAAAATCTGCCGAGACCCTATTCAA GTACATTTCTCCTGAACAAGTTCCAATTGAGTATGGTGGTTTGGGTGTTGATTATTGTGATTGCAACCCAGATTTCGATGCTTCTGATCAAGCAACGGAAGTCTCAATAAAACCATCAACTAAGCAAACTGTTGAAATTATAATTTATGAG AAGTGCATTATTGCTTGGGAGCTACGTGTTGTGGGATGGGAAGTGAGCTACAGTGCTGAATTTGTGCCTAATAACGAAGAAGCGTATACTGTGATAATACAAAAGACAAGAAAAATGGCTGCAACGGACGAACCAGTCATCTCTCACAGTTTCCAAGTCTTTGAATTGGGAAAGGTGTTATTTACTATTGACAATCCAAcctccaagaagaagaagctCATGTATAGGTTCAAGGTCAAGGTTCTAAGAGAGTGA